A single window of Crassostrea angulata isolate pt1a10 chromosome 8, ASM2561291v2, whole genome shotgun sequence DNA harbors:
- the LOC128158179 gene encoding fucolectin-like, translated as MPIHISLKKALDMFSLLLVPALVCICHVDIITCHYELTNVAYSKPVTLSSLFDNDSRYVGSKVVNGLFSDLTATAAERSPWLRIDLGARFEINEIEVFARTDCCGVQLHDVDFKVGENIHDMYRCGHYTGPTVKGQRIAVFCPHNTIGRYVQIQITKGHNNELTPAEVLVWGVKVN; from the exons ATGCCTATACATATATCACTAAAGAAAGCATTAGATATGTTCTCGTTGTTGCTGGTGCCTGCTCTTGTTTGTATTTGCCATGTTGATATTATTACATGCCATTACGAGCTCACAAACGTGGCATACTCAAAACCAGTCACGCTGAGTTCCCTTTTCGACAACGATTCGCGTTATGTGGGATCCAAAGTCGTCAATGGCCTATTTTCTGACCTTACCGCTACCGCAGCAGAGAGATCCCCATGGTTGAGAATTGATCTTGGTGCcagatttgaaataaatgaaattgaagtATTTGCAAGAACAGATTGTTGTG GCGTTCAGCTACATGATGTTGACTTCAAAGTTGGAGAGAATATTCACGACATGTATCGATGTGGCCATTACACGGGACCTACTGTAAAGGGTCAGAGAATCGCTGTCTTCTGTCCTCACAACACCATAGGACGTTATGTACAGATACAGATAACCAAGGGACATAACAACGAGTTGACTCCTGCAGAGGTCCTCGTTTGGGGTGTAAAAGTAAACTGA
- the LOC128161692 gene encoding fucolectin-like codes for MPIHISLKKALDMFSLLLVPALVCICHVDIITCHYELTNVAYSKPVTLSSLFDNDSRYVGSKVVNGLFSDLTATAAERSPWLRIDLGARFEINEIEVFARTDCCGVQLHDVDFKVGENIHDMYRCGHYTGPTVKGQRIAVFCPHNTIGRYVQIQITKGHNNELTPAEVLVWGVKVN; via the exons ATGCCTATACATATATCACTAAAGAAAGCATTAGATATGTTCTCGTTGTTGCTGGTGCCTGCTCTTGTTTGTATTTGCCATGTTGATATTATTACATGCCATTACGAGCTCACAAACGTGGCATACTCGAAACCAGTCACGCTGAGTTCCCTTTTCGACAACGATTCGCGTTATGTGGGATCCAAAGTCGTCAATGGCCTATTTTCTGACCTTACCGCTACCGCAGCAGAGAGATCCCCATGGTTGAGAATTGATCTTGGTGCcagatttgaaataaatgaaattgaagtATTTGCAAGAACAGATTGTTGTG GCGTTCAGCTACATGATGTTGACTTCAAAGTTGGAGAGAATATTCACGACATGTATCGATGTGGCCATTACACGGGACCTACTGTAAAGGGTCAGAGAATCGCTGTCTTCTGTCCTCACAACACCATAGGGCGTTATGTACAGATACAGATAACCAAGGGACATAACAACGAGTTGACTCCTGCAGAGGTCCTCGTTTGGGGTGTAAAAGTAAACTGA
- the LOC128157966 gene encoding fucolectin-like, giving the protein MPIHISLKKALDMFSLLLVPALVCICHVDIITCHYELTNVAHSKPVTLSSLYDNDSRYVGSKVVNGLFSDLTATAAERSPWLRIDLGARFEINEIEVFARADCCGVQLHDVDFKVGENIHDMYRCGHYTGPTVKGQRIAVFCPHNTIGRYVQIQITKGHNNELTPAEVLVWGVKVN; this is encoded by the exons ATGCCTATACATATATCACTAAAGAAAGCATTAGATATGTTCTCGTTGTTGCTGGTGCCTGCTCTTGTTTGTATTTGCCATGTTGATATTATTACATGCCATTACGAGCTCACAAACGTGGCACACTCGAAACCAGTCACGCTGAGTTCCCTTTACGACAACGATTCGCGTTATGTGGGATCCAAAGTCGTCAATGGCCTATTTTCTGACCTAACCGCTACCGCAGCAGAGAGATCCCCATGGTTGAGAATTGATCTTGGTGCcagatttgaaataaatgaaattgaagtATTTGCAAGAGCAGATTGTTGTG GCGTTCAGCTACATGATGTTGACTTCAAAGTTGGAGAGAATATTCACGACATGTATCGATGTGGCCATTACACGGGACCTACTGTAAAGGGTCAGAGAATCGCTGTCTTCTGTCCTCACAACACCATAGGGCGTTATGTACAGATACAGATAACCAAGGGACATAACAACGAGTTGACTCCTGCAGAGGTCCTCGTTTGGGGTGTAAAAGTAAACTGA
- the LOC128160127 gene encoding THAP domain-containing protein 5-like, with the protein MGKNDFCVAYGCNHHRAYGATCTFFTFPEDPEYFQRWTNACKRDVVYESGKRTKWTPSEYQKLCSCHFENDRCPDPKSRKPGNKIPTIFSHKEKPKRRRPNKLMIRSHDKLQEPSPTASSFSESTASVDTVSETTNQHESLQESLRVVEAPERNGHDYLQTLSDRKSFQNFEDLSSSDPDFT; encoded by the exons ATGGGCAAAAATGACTTTTGTGTTGCATACGGCTGCAACCACCACCGTGCCTACGGGGCAACTTGTACATTTTTCACATTTCCCGAGGACCCAGAATATTTTCAAAGGTGGACCAATGCTTGCAAACGAGATGTTGTTTACGAAAGTGGCAAAAGAACGAAGTGGACGCCATCAGAATACCAGAAGCTTTGTAGTTGTCACTTTGAAAACGACCGGTGCCCGGACCCAAAATCAAGAAAACCGGGGAACAAAATTCCCACGATATTTTCACACAAG GAAAAACCAAAGAGAAGGCGTCCAAATAAACTGATGATCAGATCACATGATAAGCTACAGGAACCATCACCAACTGCATCTTCTTTTTCTGAAAGTACAG ctTCAGTTGACACTGTTTCAGAGACTACCAATCAGCATGAATCTCTCCAAGAGTCATTGAGAGTTGTTGAA GCACCAGAGAGGAATGGTCATGATTATTTACAAACACTGTCTGACAGGAAGAGTTTCCAGAATTTTGAAGATCTAAGTTCAAGTGACCCTGATTTcacttaa